In Halichondria panicea chromosome 9, odHalPani1.1, whole genome shotgun sequence, a genomic segment contains:
- the LOC135341217 gene encoding uncharacterized protein LOC135341217 codes for MSSDGEKELVSPVLEGEAPTPPLPVDSLTAHPPSSHTLSTKLKQLLACPSKQSHGDNEPKLKKEFTVLSGVGFIAGNIIGSGIFITPRNIFVNTGSFGLTLVAWVIGGLIALAGGLCYIELGVVVRKSGGEYPILRTAYSFNNRNRFVKTLGAVLGFLYAWSGVLVIRSLSISISLLSFAQYLSRPFYIDCDPPKAVVTTLALAGLLMVALLNVFSVKLLARVMTILTALKVLSLLVIVVVGTVYIIINGFSLDAQTPFTPHEGNEPTVTSVALGLYGVAYAYDGWSIMNYAIEETKNVEKTLPRALLIAVPMVAVCYLLVNIAYFGVLSYCQILATDTIALTFAYQTLGRAGLVIIPLMVALSTVGSVMATMFAGSRLMFVSARDGLFPQALSGLHRSFKTPVPAIMLMVMLAFVAIMIGDLSFLLDGYNVVAFIIYAFVFSALLILRVTHKEAPRPFKAWFIVPVAVSCVLVSVFLVVFPVLQEPLPCLTAFALLLSGLVVYPIMIPNTPWKKHLNTLSRHVTQFTMDLLNTEMLRHSVSVLMSAVNPLKTAQPDPLAGENNGGSSLKKEFTVLSGVGFIAGNIIGSGIFITPRKIFVNTGSFGLTLVAWVIGGLIALAGGLCYIELGVVVRKSGGEYPILRTAYSFNNKCERLGKVLAFLFLWTSVTVMRTVGAAIVLLTCAHYLSQPFYIDSQAPQFLITALALGVLGIVTAVNLISVQLTARVATVLSALKVIALLFVALVGIHHIAISGVTEQFHSPFTPYEGHTPSPSSIALAMYGVTFAFDGWNAMNYAIEETQNVEKTLPRSLFIAVPIVALCYLLVNIAYFGVLSYQQILSSETIGLTFGEVALGRAGLVVVPFMVALSTFGASLSSVYTGSRLMFAAARDGLFPQALSGLHRTYKTPVPAIMLQMVLMSIGVAIGDISVLLDGYSAVAFVFYGIVFAAVLVMRVTDKKAPRPFRAWFIVPVAVLCVLMSVFLVVFPVLQEPLPCLTAFALLLSGLVVYPIMIPNTPWKKHLNTLSLRLTDFTSKYLNSEPSTVTL; via the exons CTGCCCACCCACCATCCAGCCACACACTCTCAACCAAGCTCAAGCAACTACTGGCTTGTCCCTCAAAGCAGAGCCATGGAGACAATGAACCCAAGCTCAAGAAAGAGTTTACTGTTCTCAGTGGAGTTGGATTTATTGCTGGAAATATCATCGGCTCTGGAATTTTCATCACCCCACGGAACATATTTGTCAACACCGGTTCGTTTGGTTTGACGCTGGTTGCCTGGGTGATTGGTGGTCTCATAGCGTTGGCCGGGGGTCTGTGTTACATTGAGTTGGGGGTGGTGGTTCGGAAGAGTGGAGGGGAATACCCCATCTTACGAACAGCCTATTCTTTCAACAACAGGAACAGATTTGTCAAGACCCTAGGAGCTGTGTTAGGGTTCCTGTACGCTTGGTCTGGTGTGCTGGTTATTAGGAGTCTTAGTATATCCATATCGTTGCTCTCGTTTGCTCAATACCTGTCACGGCCATTTTATATAGACTGCGACCCACCTAAAGCTGTAGTGACTACACTGGCACTGGCAGGACTGT tgatggtGGCCCTCCTCAATGTATTCAGCGTGAAGCTACTAGCAAGAGTGATGACCATTCTGACAGCTCTCAAGGTTCTGTCATTACTCGTCATAGTAGTCGTGGGGACtgtctatattattattaacgGATTCTCATTGGACGCTCAAACTCCCTTCACCCCCCACGAAGGTAACGAAcccaccgtgacctctgttGCCCTAGGCCTGTACGGAGTGGCTTATGCTTATGATGGGTG GAGCATAATGAACTACGCTATTGAAGAGACAAAAAATGTTGAAAA GACCCTCCCCCGCGCTCTGTTGATTGCTGTTCCCATGGTTGCAGTCTGCTATCTCCTTGTCAATATCGCCTACTTTGGAGTGCTCAGTTATTGTCAGATACTGGCCACGGATACCATCGCCTTG ACATTTGCTTATCAGACTCTGGGCAGGGCTGGTCTGGTGATCATCCCATTGATGGTGGCTCTGTCCACTGTTGGATCAGTTATGGCCACCATGTTTGCTGGCTCTAGACTAATGTTTGTGTCCGCTAGGGACGGCCTATTCCCTCAGGCTCTCAGTGGACTACACAGATCCTTCAAGACACCCGTTCCTGCCATCATGCTCATG GTGATGCTGGCATTTGTGGCTATCATGATTGGAGATTTGTCATTTCTACTGGACGGCTATAATGTTGTGGCTTTCATCATCTATGCCTTTGTGTTCAGTGCTCTACTGATATTGAGAGTGACTCATAAAGAAGCTCCAAGACCCTTCAAG GCGTGGTTCATAGTGCCTGTGGCAGTGTCGTGTGTGCTAGTGAGTGTGTTCCTGGTGGTGTTCCCTGTCCTACAAGAGCCCCTCCCATGTCTCACGGCCTTTGCCCTCCTCCTCTCTGGACTGGTAGTCTATCCTATTATGATCCCCAACACTCCCTGGAAGAAACACCTCAACACTCTCAGTC GTCATGTGACACAGTTCACGATGGACCTACTCAACACTGAGAT GTTAAGGCACTCTGTCTCTGTATTAATGTCTGCTGTTAACCCACTGAAGACTGCACAACCTGACCCACTGGCTGGTGAGAATAATGGAGGGTCTAGTCTCAAGAAAGAGTTTACTGTTCTCAGTGGAGTTGGATTTATTGCTGGAAATATCATCGGCTCTGGAATTTTCATCACCCCTCGTAAGATTTTTGTCAACACTGGTTCGTTTGGTTTGACGCTGGTTGCCTGGGTGATTGGTGGTCTCATAGCGTTGGCCGGGGGTCTCTGTTACATTGAGTTGGGGGTGGTGGTCCGGAAAAGTGGAGGGGAATACCCCATCCTACGAACAGCTTATTCTTTTAACAATAAGTGTGAGAGACTTGGCAAGGTTCTGGCGTTCCTATTCCTGTGGACGTCTGTCACAGTGATGAGGACTGTGGGAGCTGCTATTGTCTTGTTGACCTGCGCTCACTATCTGTCCCAACCATTCTACATCGACTCTCAAGCACCGCAGTTCCTCATCACCGCTCTGGCATTGGGGGTCCTag GTATTGTGACAGCAGTGAACCTCATCAGTGTGCAGCTGACAGCTCGAGTGGCTACTGTCCTCTCTGCTCTCAAGGTCATTGCTCTTCTCTTTGTTGCCCTGGTTGGGATACACCACATCGCTATCAGTGGGGTCACAGAGCAGTTCCACTCCCCCTTTACCCCCTACGaaggccacaccccctcaccatCGTCTATTGCTCTAGCAATGTATGGAGTTACATTTGCTTTCGATGGATG GAATGCTATGAACTATGCAATCGAGGAGACTCAGAACGTtgagaa GACCCTCCCCCGCTCTCTGTTCATTGCTGTCCCTATAGTGGCGCTCTGTTATCTCCTTGTCAATATTGCCTACTTTGGAGTGCTCTCTTACCAACAGATACTTAGCTCTGAGACTATTGGCCTG ACATTTGGGGAGGTGGCACTGGGTAGAGCTGGTCTCGTGGTCGTTCCTTTCATGGTAGCCCTCTCAACCTTTGGTGCCTCTCTTTCCAGTGTCTACACTGGATCTAGGCTAATGTTTGCAGCTGCTAGAGACGGCCTATTCCCTCAGGCACTCAGTGGACTACACAGAACCTACAAGACACCTGTTCCTGCCATCATGCTTCAG ATGGTGTTGATGTCTATAGGCGTTGCTATTGGAGATATATCTGTTCTATTGGATGGCTACAGTGCAGTGGCGTTTGTGTTCTATGGTATTGTATTTGCTGCCGTTCTTGTCATGAGAGTGACTGACAAGAAAGCTCCAAGACCATTCAGA GCGTGGTTCATAGTGCCTGTggcagtgttgtgtgtgctaATGAGTGTGTTCCTGGTGGTGTTCCCTGTCCTACAAGAGCCCCTCCCATGTCTCACGGCCTTTGCCCTCCTCCTCTCTGGACTGGTAGTCTATCCTATTATGATCCCCAACACTCCCTGGAAGAAACACCTCAACACTCTCAGTC TTAGACTCACTGACTTCACCAGCAAGTATCTGAACTCTGAACCATCCACAGTGACACTATGA
- the LOC135340724 gene encoding ubiquitin-like FUBI-ribosomal protein eS30 fusion protein, whose protein sequence is MQLFIQGQELRTFNVTEETTFDHVKSELVGCEGIPMGDQVLSYAGVPLEGDSLVCDTVPELATLSLSVRVLGGKVHGSLARAGKVRGQTPKVEAQEKKKKKTGRAKRRMQYNRRFVNVVATFGRRKGPNSNAP, encoded by the exons ATGCAACTTTTCATCCAAGGGCAGGAGCTCCGTACCTTCAACGTCACAGAAGAGACGACGTTTGATCATGTCAAGTCAGAGCTAGTTGGTTGTGAGGGCATTCCAATGGGGGACCAAGTCCTCTCCTATGCTGGTGTTCCACTCGAGGGCGACTCTCTGGTGTGCGATACAGTGCCAGAACTAGCCACTCTAAGCCTCTCTGTCAGGGTACTCGGAG GTAAGGTTCACGGCTCTCTTGCTCGTGCCGGAAAGGTCAGAGGACAGACACCAAAG GTGGAGGCACAagaaaagaagaagaagaagacgGGGCGAGCCAAGAGAAGGATGCAGTACAACCGTCGCTTTGTCAACGTTGTGGCCACCTTCGGACGTCGCAAGGGACCCAACTCAAACGCACCTTGA
- the LOC135340722 gene encoding transmembrane protein 208-like, whose amino-acid sequence MPKENTKGKKEIHKDNLETLAFYRNFALIGTVIQVVHLCLFYFLSSSFSTWNYVFLLFSLAVHGAAYKGLEKLAQPFLGPNGELLECGTDLSKSYFSEYAIDVIILTTGLQGLSALSNYFWLLWAAAPAYVVYKVWVTFLWPWFTSGPSGEEESGSGGKKEGKKPRHKYRQAR is encoded by the exons ATG CCGAAGGAGAATACAAAGGGAAAGAAAGAGATCCACAAGGATAATCTTGAAACACTTGCTTTCTACCGAAACTTTGCTTTGATTGGAACC GTGATCCAAGTCGTTCATCTGTGTCTCTTCTATTTCCTCTCATCGTCATTCTCAACCTGGAACTAT GTATTCCTATTATTCAGCCTGGCAGTGCATGGAGCTGCTTATAAAGGTCTAGAGAAGCTGGCCCAACCATTCCTCGGGCCCAATGGAGAGCTACTAGAGTGTGGGACTGACCTCAGCAAGTCTTACTTCTCAGA ATATGCCATTGATGTGATCATTCTAACTACTGGTCTACAGGGACTCTCAGCTCTTAGCAACTACTTCTGGCTACTGTGGGCAGCA GCCCCTGCATATGTGGTGTATAAGGTATGGGTGACCTTCCTCTGGCCGTGGTTCACCTCAGGGCCTAGTGGAGAGGAGGAGTCAGGTAGTGgaggaaagaaagaaggaaagAAGCCGAGACACAAGTACAGACAAGCTCGATAA